The DNA segment GCTGCCACGTTGTTATTTCTTTTTGGGAGGTTAGTCTTATctcataatttattaattaaataggtAACGtttcgttacccgataattaaccaatcacccgtataattaagaattatctcaaattacttaaaatgctactcttttttaatacactttatacatcatactatcacgtTCATAGGGTagcttgtatggtactagtccataaatattaggTATTATaactcggaccgtattttatcccaaataacAATTTCGGTGATACTCAATTTCTTTGATTCGTTAATCTTCTGACCTTTataacacttacttatcacttgttacaaatagcataaatgcttatggtctcaaaataatctcatataaagagtacaaattttcgtacgcttaattcttaaaatgacaaaaagataaccttcttttcttgtgagaaaataatttctatctttacaataaagaaaatctcataaactttctcatattatgtatataattgaaagtagtaatattaataactataataaatcatattattattatttttcaaactattttacaaaaatattccactcaaaataccatatcaaatgtatatatatatcggTATCAAGgatgttaaacttacggggtgtaacatccttcccccctttagaacattcgtcctcgaatgttaactcttagagattttcaaacttttcactaCGGTCTCCTttgtaaactaaactaaaaccataactatatctgaagtcttgactattcacaacctttttgTAGTTGAGTAGCTCGAACCTTCTTCACCTCTACTTTACCTTATTTACCCttcaatctcgcatcgtatcttctgtttctttcataacctcccttcaaCATAGGTGGAAattacgccttaaagctctactgtaatgcttgcacctctagtgcatacaaaaCCTGGCGTaaacttcatactgacttcttacggcTCGGATCTATGGCACGAActagaaacaaaagaagggtaacatttcctaaatgccctatagcctctcaattataaatgtggcgcgcaacacacccataagtgagattctactaggcacgactttgtagacttcctaggaaatgaccggctctgataccactttgtcacgccccaaacctggggaggcgtggttggcacccggtgccgtgctggtccgagcgaaccactctgtaactcatgatcgttcgaccaaaacaagaacatacataggtcgagttggctgaactcattccttttgtaactatcatgggccaacatggccacgaCTCATAATGTACAAGCGTAAGTGGGAAAACACtgcatcacaaaaatattttttttccttaaaacataaatacatatgggccgtcaaggcctctgacatactatacaaaatgaacctctgtctacaaagcctctaagattatttgacatcaaataggATAGGGTATCGGcgtacccataagtctgtagaaaaactctgacacgatgactcatagactcggctgcactctgaatgaggtggagtcttactgatccttcgctgaatgccaacttggtctactatgagggctcgtcaaactgattctacccgtctatcaggacctgcagtacgacatgcagcgtccacaaataaaatggacgtcagtacgaataatgtactgagtatgtaaggcaggaaagtataagtaagaacagtaatgtaaccagggatagagaatatacaacctgtgacatctgggtacctctgaggacTACTGACATGagatacatgatacatacatatatatatacataaacttttaaaacatacgcctttatGGGCATCACCattatcatatcgtacccggccgtaataggctcggtaaaacgtacccggccatcatagggctcggtagaatcgtacccggccacgtggagctcggtaaaacccaactgatcagtggttgcacaataggtgccatacccggccaactatagcgcggctcggtagagtaaaatagatacatatatatgatgcatgctggactcattggaatcacattttgaacctttcggagtgacgtaaggtcagtatccttcgtacacgttattaggattaactcttcatcaagaatcttataagaatcagaaactaccaacaacattgataatataagaataaaagaagtaacatcaatatcaatcgtttcataagaagggcagcaatgtaagtactgctaacttctaagagtagagtatctttgggagctcgttcattacattatgtataatcggagtcgtgcaaaagaatgaaggggatagcctcacatacctgaagtagggaaaaattcgaatgatatttttagaaaatgttgcaccgtactcctttagaatcgcaaaatttacgttgctaacaattctcgttggattTCTTTTGATTGCAAGAATTCACGTCTTTGTTGAAAACTTGAAGAATGGTTAACGTTCTGTAGTGCTTATTCATGGCTATTGTTTCTAATTGTAAGAATGGCATATATTCAGATTGTAGGAATggttaatgtccaaatgaaccaAACTTGTATGTCTTTACTTTACACGTTAAAGTCTTGTTACCCTATGTAGCCACCTAAGCCAATTTGACCCTTAGTCATTTTGTTTGGTTAGCCCCTTGCTGCCACGTTGTTATTTCTTTTTGGGAGGTTAGTCTTATctcataatttattaattaaataggtAACGtttcgttacccgataattaaccaatcacccgcataattaaaaattatctcaaattacttaaaatgctacttctttttaatacactttatacatcatactatcacgtTCATAGGGTagcttgtatggtactagtccataaatattaggTATTATaactcggaccgtattttatcccaaataatAATTTCGGTGATACTCAATTTCTTTGATTCGTTAATCTTCTGACCTTTataacacttacttatcacttgttacaaatagcataaatgcttatggtctcaaaataatctcatataaagagtacaaattttcgtacgcttaattcttaaaatggcaAAAAGAtaatcttcttttcttgtgagaaaataatttctatctttacaataaagaaaatctcataaactttctcatattatgtatataattgaaagtagtaatattaataactataatatatcatattatttttttttcaaactattttacaaaaatatttcactcaaaataccatatcaaatgtatatatatatatatcggtatCAAGgatgttaaacttacggggtgtaacacAAAGTTTAtgtcatagtaaaccagaagtttacttcgagatagcacatgccatgataaacttgaagttttcatttgccatttttaaatgagttatttgagaattcagataagcatatactgaagaactagaagattcttcaagaattctcctgtgttgcttgttctcataataacttgattataccagctaaagttgagACTAAAATCCCCGAATTccggaatatataaaaggtgaatatgggcccattcacctatcatgcgaaccacttatagatgcatatataagatggttacatgtatgtttattgtcaacctgcagtttggcatttgaaattgtctttctcaattaagagcataattttcagattatgaaatcaagatagttcatcttgatgatgttggtttatatccaagctatcttagcattgaatacctcctattaatggctaaactattgtTTATGAGAATAAAgcctcatgtgttggtctaagattttctaaattgcatacagcaacacttgtatgcatcagaccaacaaaatatgataagtcctcccctcacaattggtttaggatcaaaaaaccaaatatttttacaatctaataacttttgatgtatggtatatgattaatttctctaccacaatgcacaaagatatgtttcccaaagaagattggggatatgagttagtttttctaacatttgggggatggaataaaatAGCtagaaaatatgctatatgaatcgaattatcattaatatgatcctcgcttagaagataattcaagtcaaattccagaagcatttgctgatccaaaattaaatatcatatttcagctgcaattgctcatattaaaattaaagtccctgaaggatagagtttattgtacgcatgaagcgtggtagaccaatcggttccaaaggtaacaatccttgaaaagaataggagcaaatgatcataataaggagaaAATGAGCTCtggaagagcccacgacataacatttcatgaaactccagaagaagttcaggtacctgaaaataaagaaagtgatgagatctcaacaagttatgtcgcttgcgAACTGATAcgaaatgatcgtcgacgatatatttgatacaatatagtgcacaatattgtaaaagattgtgaggatcggacctgtagtccagacacctgaagatgtcatgccattttaatataagtcataacctatatgactcatttgattaattctatatgaagatccctgaaggatttaaaatgcctgaagcaaattcaaaatctcgGAAAATATATTCAATCATATTACAAAGATATTTGTGCGGTTTAAAgaaatctgggcgcatgtggtataatcgccttagtgaatatttgttgaaagaaggttacataaatgatgttatgtgtctatgtatttttataaagaaaatggcatcagaatttgttatacttgttgtttatgttgatgacataaatcttgttggaactccagaagagctccaaaaggcaattgaatatcttaagaaagaatttgagatgaaagatcttggaaagacaaaaatttgtcttggtctgcaaatttaacatttagcagacgagatctttatccatcaatctgcctatacataaagggtcttaaaacgcttttacatagacaaagcgcacccattgagtacaccaatgattgttcgatcacatgaaatgaataaggacccgttccgacctccagaagaggatgaggaactccttggtcctgaaataccctatctcagtgcaattggtgcacttatgtatcttgctaatgctacaaggcgtgacatagcattttctgttaatttactagcaaggtatagctcttctcctacacagagatattggaatgggattaagcatatattgcgatatttaaagggaactcttgatatgggtttattttatgctaacaaaagtagtgcacatcttgttggttatgcggatgcaagttatttatctgatccccataaagctcgatctcaaaccgagtacgtgtttacatgtgaaggtactatcatatcatggcgctccacaaagcaatctattgttgctacttcttcaaatcatgctgagataatagttattcatgaagcaagtagggaatgcatatgattgagatcagcGGTTCATTTCATTCAAGAAAAATAtagtttggaatgtgataaaagatccacaattttatacgaagacaatgctgcatgcatatcCCAATGagagggaggatttataaaaggagatagaacaaagcacatttcaccaaaattattctacacacatgatcttcagaaaaatagtgacattgatgtgcaacaaatccgttcaaatGACAATCCGACAGATTTGTTCACTAagtctttgccaacttcaacttttgagaagatggtatacaagatcggaatgcggagactcaaatatttgaagcaagattttcatcagggggagtgagatacgcattgtactcttttttccttactaaagtttttcccatggggtttttctTGTAAGGAATGAGGCATCTaaaaatgcgtattactaaatatgtgtactctttttccttcactaggttttttcccactgggtttttcctagtaaggttttaacgagacacattatcttttaaagaacatccaagggggagtgttatgaaaatattatattgttgATGTCCATTCATTACTCCActatatataatttttctaaagaagattatccatttagtactctgttgaagtttatctcatgcagacaacttacaaacaactaaagaaaagccttgcagctgtttcctgaaaagcctcgcagctgcttcctttcttctataaatagaggagttttcagttcattatgaacataactttgaaagttgaataaaatatcaatctccccctatacttgtcttcggtttatttcttttatagtctttattttataacaaaaatatatatatacaaaaaatatacatttttgcggttattattttgagagcggttaTACAATGTTATTTTTTCATGAACCATACGTACCCAACTTAATGGTCTAGCCCAATTGTACTACGAGTCTATTTTGATGTCTACAAATTCATTATGTGGCTATAGGGGTGGCAAACAGGCGGGTCGGGTCGAAAACGAGTAATGCAAAAACAGATAAATTATCCGatcgacccatatttaatacggataaaaaatggattaaccgaagtataatatgaatatccatattatccatgacttcttgaatatgatcacttttgggagaatttctagtcttccaaacttgaggaacccctaatttgaggctttacaaatgaaaaagttaaacacattggttatctattttctaaatggataatatggttctcaTCGACCTGTttttatccaacccatttttagtgaataatatggtgaataactattttttttaaccATCTTGCCACCACTATGTGGCTATAACAATAACTATTATTAAGCTTCAATCTCAAGATAGTTGAAATCAGTTGTATATATCCTTAATATCATAAATGTTTTGTTTAGACCATAAAATTTTAGCACTCGCTACTTAAGGATTATATCACACTAGGAACTCTCTAATATACTCTAGTGGTATATCTCTAATGTACTCAGTCTTCTAGTTGGCATCACCTCAACTTCCATTGTTTTCTATCTTTTGCTTGATGCTTAgatataatattatatattaatataatttGGTATAAATATCAAGTAAAGGAGAAAGGTTAATTAAGAATTTGACTCAATAGATTCCTTAAATGAGTATCTTAAACCTTTTTTCTTATTTACATGCTTAACAATGGAATAAGAACTCATCTGTCGAGTTTTGGTTAGGAAGTCTTTAGAATTTGAACTTGTAGTGTTGTACTTCAAATGTCTAACATAAGAGTAAAAAGAACTTATCTTTGCACTAGTGAGCAGCAAAACAGTACTCGAAAAAAAGAACTAACAAAAGGAATTTTACACATCTAAGGGGATCAACCAGCTATGAAAAGAACAAGGCAACAATAGTAAAATTCATAACTGTTTTATTTCGAGTGTGTGCCTCGTCTGTCTTTTATAGGTAGGAAATACAGAAACCAAAAATGCATGTCATCCCCAAACTAAGACTGACGCCATGGCATCCCTTATTAATCAGAATTTACATTAGCAATTTAGCTCATACTTCCCAAGCACACATATTTCATCTCCAAATATTCATCCAACCCGTATTTAGAACCTTCACGGCCAAGACCTGATTGTTTCACGCCCCCAAATGGAGCAACCTCAGTTGAAACTAGTCCTTCATTAACTCCAACGATTCCATATTCAAGAGCCTCAGTGACACGCCAAGCTCGTTGAATATTTGTCGAGAATATATAAGCAGCTAAACCTGCATTGGTGTCATTAGCCATATGGATTGCTTCTTCCTCTGTTTTGAACTTCAAAAGAGGGGCGACAGGCCCAAATACTTCCTCCCTCGACAAGAGCATCTCACTATTAACTCCAGTTACGACTGTAGGCTCATAAAAGGTCATGCCAAGGCTATGTCTCTTCCCCCCAACGAGGACTTTGGCCCCCTTTGAAGTAGCGTCTTCTACAAAAGATTCAACCTTCTTTACTGCTGCTTCATTAATTAGAGGGCCCTGCTCCACACCTTCACTGAAACCATCTCCAACTTTCATGCTTTGGACAGCTTTTGCAAAAGCATTTGTGAATTTTTCATATATCCCTTCTTGCACAAGTATTCTATTGGCGCATACACATGTTTGTCCAGTGTTACGGAACTTTGTTGCCAGAGCTCCTTTCAAAGCTACTTCAATGTCTGCATCATCAAAGATGATGCAAGGTGCATTACCTCCTAGCTCAAGAGATACCTTCTTAACAGTGGCAGCAGCACCTGCCATTAACTTTTTCCCAACCAAGGTCGAACCTGTGAAGGTAAGTTTTCTTACTTGTGGACTCGCAAGCAGTGCATCTCCAATATCAGATGCATTTCCCATAACAACATTGACCACGCCCGGTGGTATTCCAGCTTGAAGGGAGAGTTCAGCTGCTGCTAAAGCAGTCAAGGGCGTGAGTTCAGAAGGTTTAATCACCACTGTACAACCACAAGCAAGAGCAGGGCCGACCTTTCGGGTAATCATAGCCAAGGGAAAATTCCAAGGTGTAATTGCGCCAACAACACCAACTGGTTGCTTTAAAACAAATAACCGCCTATCTGCTAATGGTGATGGAATGATGTCACCATATATACGTTTAGCCTCTTCAGCGGAGAACTCAATAAAACCAGCCCCATAACTAACTTCACCAATGGCCTCTTTTAGAGGCTTCCCTTGCTCTAGTGTCATAAGTTGTCCAAGTTCTTCTTTGTGAGCCATTATCAAATCATACCACTTCCTTAAACATTTGCTCCTTTCAGCAGCAGTAAGTTTGCTCCAAGAACTAAATGCATCATAGGCAGAAGAAATCGCATCGTTCGTCTCCTTCCCACCCATGCATGCCACATCTGTTATTACCTCCCCTGTTGCAGGGTTGTAAACCTTTATAGTCTTCCCATCATATGAATCAACCCATTTCCCTCCAATAAGAGCCTGACTCCGCAACAATCCAGAGCTTTTCAGCTTAGCAGCAACATTTTGGGCTTCCGTCGTCATCAGACGCACGGGACCTGAAAGTGAGGAACGATATAACATTGCACCAGCAGAAAGTGCCATTCTCATACGCCCACGAATCATTTGCATCAGcacaccaaaattccaatttcaagTATCCAATGCTTACTCCGATTCGTACGTTACTTtcctgaagaaaaaaaaagtaaagatgTGGAACAATAATCAGACATAACAATGTAGTTCTTTTAGgggaaaaaagcaaaaaaagaaagaaagaaagaaagaaaaagaattacattTTATGTTTGATTATTGTTGCACGcgtttacttgtttttcttcaGAAAAGTTACGTACTACTCAGTACTCGGAGAATGTAATTCAATAAGATTATTAAAACAACGTGCAATTACGCATGGAAGGAATAAACTAAGAAAATCAAACGGGCACCACTCGGAaagtggaaaaaaagagagagacaAAGATGAGATGAAAGAGGAGTGCAATGCCTCTAAGTTTATGTTGCAATGCGCTTTCCTAAAGTTTAACAAATTTAGAAAATTCATCTCACTTCTATGCTTTTCTCTTACAAAAACAATGAAATAAGCCAACAAGAGAGAGACTAATGAGGTTGTAAATTCACCACCTGCTGTAGGTTCCATTTAAAATATCTATCATGCACAAATCCAGCTCCCTACCCAATCAGTAAAACAAAAGAATACAGCGATCACATCTAATTCCCCAAGCAATCCAGTATCAAAGGTATATCATCTCATGGACAACAATTAATTATCGAGTTCATTTCACGCACGGCCACTGAAGTTTACTCATTTGTGtcattaaaatcacaaaataactTTTTAAATCATTAAAAATAACTGAACTATATGTTAGTTTCTCAGAAAATACATCTGACAGGAAAGTCAAATTTCCAGCACCAGGTAAAGAATTAGCCCGTAAATTACTTAAGCTGAATTTCGAAATTAGAAGTTAGATACACTACTAATTCTCCTGCGAGTTGATCAGTCAAGTTATCAAACAACCATGCCCCCACCTCACACAGAAAGTCCACTTTCACAACACTGAAGATCCGCTTTATTCCACCTTTTCAAAAAGACATAATAATGTTCAGCAATATTCCCATATAAATACACAGGGAAAGGCATAATCAGACCACTTTTTCAAAGAATTAAATTACAACACCTACTTGAAAAAAAATGTAAATCAAACAAGTACCATAAATCAATCTCAGCGGCAGAGAAGcaaatgaaaatcacaataaaGTAATAAGAGAACAACAGACAGAGGGAACATCGAAGGTATAGCAAACTGACCTTTTTTGTTGTGAATTGGGAGATCTAACACAGAAGAAAGACAAGGGAAGAGAGAGGACGGCGCCCGCTGTGGTTTAGTAATAGGAAACGGGTGTGTCACTGTTCTTATCTTTGCAATAGAAAATACATTTGACAGATCGAATAACACCAACCACCTGCACAACAAACGAACGACCATTATTACTTTCCAATTTACGTGGCACGTTTAATTCGATACTATAtttaaaaaagaaatgaaaagatttGAAACTTGTGTTAGATTAATTGCTCATCGATATAAAAATATTACTAAGCGTAAAATAAAAAttcttaaatttaattatttttaaatataaaaatataatattttgttTGAACAAACTAAGAAAAAAATATATCTACCATCAATGAGCAGAGGTGGCAAAATTGGCCGGCCAAGTCAAATTTAGGAGGGGCTTATAGCCATTCTTAGGGATGTTATTTAAAAATTAGCCAGTAGtaattttgtcctaaaattttaacttcaggacaattcaggatatttttgtcctgaaaatttaaattaaaaaacttAAATTCAGGATGCATTGGCCAATTCCAAAATAGTAACCTTTTAAAGTGGCTAACTGGTGTCATTTCTACAATTTTGGAGGGTAAAACGGATCACATAAAAGACTATTTTGGTCAAACAGGCTTATAAGTCGGTCAAACTAACTTATAAGTATATTTTACCTTATCTAGACATTTGCTAAACACCTAAAGTGAAAAGCATTGCTTTTCAACTTATTAATACTTTTAGTTTAACcaaaaaat comes from the Nicotiana tabacum cultivar K326 chromosome 14, ASM71507v2, whole genome shotgun sequence genome and includes:
- the LOC107830185 gene encoding succinate-semialdehyde dehydrogenase, mitochondrial is translated as MQMIRGRMRMALSAGAMLYRSSLSGPVRLMTTEAQNVAAKLKSSGLLRSQALIGGKWVDSYDGKTIKVYNPATGEVITDVACMGGKETNDAISSAYDAFSSWSKLTAAERSKCLRKWYDLIMAHKEELGQLMTLEQGKPLKEAIGEVSYGAGFIEFSAEEAKRIYGDIIPSPLADRRLFVLKQPVGVVGAITPWNFPLAMITRKVGPALACGCTVVIKPSELTPLTALAAAELSLQAGIPPGVVNVVMGNASDIGDALLASPQVRKLTFTGSTLVGKKLMAGAAATVKKVSLELGGNAPCIIFDDADIEVALKGALATKFRNTGQTCVCANRILVQEGIYEKFTNAFAKAVQSMKVGDGFSEGVEQGPLINEAAVKKVESFVEDATSKGAKVLVGGKRHSLGMTFYEPTVVTGVNSEMLLSREEVFGPVAPLLKFKTEEEAIHMANDTNAGLAAYIFSTNIQRAWRVTEALEYGIVGVNEGLVSTEVAPFGGVKQSGLGREGSKYGLDEYLEMKYVCLGSMS